The proteins below come from a single Ruegeria sp. THAF33 genomic window:
- a CDS encoding N-acyl homoserine lactonase family protein, protein MNDWEIHAVKYADRNARTRRDSFILDDNHDAPHAMDYFVWVLKRGDKVILVDTGYDSGEATARGRPIAMDPREALRPLGISPEAVTDVIVTHLHYDHAGGLHMFPNAKLHMQSAEMAFATGPCMCHDHLRAPFSAGHICEVVKRLYSGHVIFYDGEAEIADGVTVHCIGGHSRGLQCVRVRTSGGWMVLASDASHYYENFMARKAFPIVVDLQDMMDGFETLERLASHPRLIVPGHDPLVREVYPIGAAPHIHRLDPGPTRDIKL, encoded by the coding sequence ATGAACGATTGGGAAATCCACGCCGTCAAATATGCAGATCGCAATGCCCGCACTCGGCGCGATAGCTTCATCTTGGATGACAATCACGACGCGCCTCATGCGATGGATTATTTCGTTTGGGTGCTCAAACGCGGCGACAAAGTCATTCTGGTCGATACTGGTTACGATAGCGGCGAGGCCACTGCCCGGGGTCGTCCCATCGCGATGGACCCTCGCGAGGCTTTGCGGCCCTTAGGTATTTCGCCCGAAGCGGTGACCGATGTCATCGTGACCCATCTTCATTATGACCACGCGGGGGGGCTGCATATGTTCCCTAACGCGAAGTTGCATATGCAATCGGCGGAAATGGCCTTCGCCACGGGCCCCTGTATGTGCCACGATCATCTGCGTGCGCCTTTCTCGGCGGGCCATATTTGCGAGGTCGTAAAGCGTCTCTATTCAGGCCACGTCATATTCTACGACGGAGAAGCCGAGATAGCTGATGGGGTCACGGTGCACTGCATCGGGGGGCATTCGCGCGGGTTGCAATGCGTTCGGGTAAGGACGTCAGGCGGGTGGATGGTTCTGGCCTCGGACGCCTCGCATTACTACGAGAATTTCATGGCGCGCAAAGCTTTTCCCATCGTCGTCGACCTGCAGGACATGATGGATGGTTTCGAGACGCTCGAGAGGTTGGCTTCGCATCCTCGACTCATAGTGCCCGGCCATGATCCACTTGTGCGCGAGGTTTATCCCATCGGAGCAGCACCGCATATCCATAGGTTGGATCCAGGGCCGACGAGGGACATCAAATTATGA
- a CDS encoding phospholipase D family protein, translated as MAAAAERTIDAQYYLLHNDPTGHLFAASLLQAADRGVRVRLLLDDMDTSSYDAMTAALDNHKNIEIRLFNPFWRDQSLLIAGITDFKRINRRMHNKSMTADNVFTIVGGRNIGAEYFLAREEMNYADLDVLAAGPVVREVSRSFDSYWNSEFAVPARAVVGEPEEFDLSDARSRLKELVEEAKQTQYGAALRKSAQENFADGALSLDWQPAKLYADPPSKAAGLDSSDPVLASQLLPYFENARSEVNIVSAYFVPRNNGVKWLTELERRGVDVKVVTNSLASNDVAPVYAHYAKKRRALLRGGVELYELRPDAYQVQRRGINWAQSRSGLHSKAFAVDDRYLFVGSFNWDPRSVNINTEMGILIDSPALTAQTMGALDDALPAYTYHVTLEQAGQLRWTTRDDDGNVLEYESEPTGSAWDHIVSGFLSILPIGSQL; from the coding sequence TTGGCGGCTGCTGCCGAGCGAACGATAGACGCGCAATACTACCTTCTACACAACGACCCAACAGGTCACCTTTTTGCAGCCAGTCTTTTGCAGGCAGCAGATCGGGGTGTTCGTGTCCGATTGTTGCTGGATGACATGGACACGTCCAGCTATGACGCGATGACGGCCGCGTTGGACAATCACAAAAATATTGAGATCAGGCTATTCAATCCATTTTGGCGAGATCAGAGCCTTTTGATTGCGGGTATCACAGATTTCAAACGCATCAATCGAAGAATGCACAACAAGTCCATGACGGCAGACAATGTGTTCACGATTGTGGGTGGAAGAAACATCGGTGCCGAGTACTTTCTGGCACGGGAAGAAATGAACTACGCTGATCTGGATGTGCTGGCCGCAGGCCCCGTTGTACGCGAAGTGTCGCGTAGCTTTGACTCTTACTGGAACAGCGAGTTCGCCGTTCCGGCACGTGCGGTCGTTGGGGAACCCGAAGAATTTGACCTTAGCGATGCACGAAGCAGGTTGAAGGAACTGGTCGAAGAAGCGAAGCAAACGCAGTACGGCGCCGCCCTCAGAAAGTCAGCACAAGAGAACTTCGCAGATGGAGCCCTGTCACTGGATTGGCAGCCTGCGAAACTATATGCTGATCCACCTTCAAAAGCGGCGGGTCTGGATAGTTCAGACCCCGTTCTGGCATCTCAATTGCTTCCGTATTTTGAGAATGCCCGCAGTGAGGTGAATATCGTGTCCGCCTATTTCGTGCCGCGCAACAACGGCGTGAAATGGTTGACCGAACTCGAGAGGCGCGGGGTCGACGTAAAGGTCGTAACCAATTCACTTGCGTCTAACGACGTCGCACCCGTTTACGCACACTACGCTAAAAAACGCCGAGCACTTTTACGCGGTGGAGTAGAACTGTACGAACTGCGACCCGACGCTTATCAAGTTCAACGCCGCGGGATTAACTGGGCTCAATCGCGATCAGGCCTACACTCCAAGGCATTTGCGGTTGATGACCGATACTTGTTCGTAGGGTCGTTCAACTGGGACCCCCGGTCTGTCAACATCAACACCGAGATGGGAATTCTGATTGACTCGCCAGCATTGACTGCACAGACGATGGGTGCCCTAGACGATGCGCTGCCCGCATACACATATCACGTCACACTCGAGCAAGCTGGCCAGCTTAGATGGACGACAAGAGATGATGATGGCAACGTCCTTGAATATGAATCCGAGCCGACTGGATCAGCCTGGGATCACATAGTTTCCGGTTTCCTGAGTATTTTGCCAATTGGGTCGCAGCTTTAG
- a CDS encoding GntR family transcriptional regulator, which yields MKDQEAKTLSNTQRAVRDLRRMILSGELAAGTDHLESELAETLGMSRTPIREAALMLESKGLLEMRPRKGVRILPVSSDDMREIYDILTELESLAAQRAAEAGYSDDELSVLAGSIAKMDQAIDAEDLEAWAEADELFHQELVRLGGNKRVEAIVAMMSDQVRRARATTLFIRPLPVKSNEDHRVVFQAISEGRPDVARERHREHRLQAKTMLCGILEKHRLNSL from the coding sequence GTGAAGGATCAGGAAGCAAAAACTCTTTCCAATACACAACGCGCTGTAAGGGATTTGCGGCGGATGATCCTATCCGGCGAACTTGCGGCCGGAACTGACCATCTGGAATCTGAACTCGCCGAGACCCTTGGCATGTCCCGCACCCCGATACGGGAAGCTGCACTGATGTTGGAAAGTAAGGGTTTGCTGGAAATGCGGCCCCGAAAGGGCGTGCGGATACTGCCTGTTTCATCCGATGATATGCGTGAAATTTACGACATATTGACGGAACTCGAGAGTCTCGCAGCACAGCGCGCAGCCGAAGCAGGTTATTCAGATGATGAACTGTCGGTACTTGCTGGATCGATTGCAAAGATGGACCAAGCCATCGACGCCGAAGACCTGGAAGCCTGGGCCGAGGCCGATGAGCTGTTTCATCAGGAACTCGTGCGTTTAGGTGGCAACAAACGGGTCGAAGCGATTGTGGCCATGATGAGCGACCAGGTTCGTCGCGCACGCGCAACGACACTGTTTATCAGGCCGCTACCAGTCAAATCCAATGAGGATCATCGTGTTGTTTTCCAAGCGATAAGTGAAGGTCGGCCGGATGTGGCGCGTGAACGCCATCGAGAACACAGGCTCCAAGCCAAGACTATGCTTTGTGGGATACTCGAGAAGCATCGGCTCAACAGCCTTTGA
- a CDS encoding DUF3604 domain-containing protein: MMPPIMEEKLFRYVLPLALILGNPILAQDAINPSGLSGPSGRPYSPYAERAYPTQVYFGDTHVHTGLSGDAGGGGTRLMPRDAYRFARGEEVISNTGQPVKLSIPLDFFMITDHSDAMGAITDIIGGAPNILADEQGRYFHEEFNKGGEAALAAALELTAAFAQGQVSPALNYQPGNPAYARVWDDIIDAAEEYNDPGVFSTFIAYEWTSLVAGNNLHRNVIFRDGPELTRQILPYTTTPPVGSPNPRDLWKWLENYEQTTGGRVLAIPHNGNLSNGWMFPLVDDFADGVPLDPAYAEARNKWERLYEPTQIKGDGEAHPFLSPDDEFADFETWDFGNLDASVRKETDMLPGEYARSGLLRGLSLQKILGVNPFKFGLGGASDTHTGLTAPDNDNFFGKFTGYEPSEERSQHVSKTYADGTVALRSSQYITGGLTAVWAEENSRTAIWDAMHRRETYATTGPRMRVRMFGGYTFTEEDALRRDLALVGYTKGVPMGGDLGRGEGSPTFLVYALRDPMGANLDRIQIIKGWLDGDGEQREKVYDVAWSGSREPDAAGKLPSVGTTVNLSIPSWTNTIGASELGTVWQDPDFDPSESAFYYARVIEIPTPRWTAYDAVKFGIQMPDNVPLTAQERAYTSPIWYAPDR; encoded by the coding sequence ATGATGCCTCCAATTATGGAGGAAAAGTTGTTTCGCTATGTTTTACCCCTCGCTCTCATTTTGGGGAACCCAATCCTTGCTCAGGATGCAATAAACCCGTCTGGGCTTTCTGGACCTTCTGGTCGCCCTTATTCACCTTACGCTGAGCGTGCGTATCCAACTCAAGTCTATTTTGGAGACACCCACGTTCATACCGGTCTTTCCGGGGACGCTGGCGGCGGCGGGACACGCCTGATGCCGCGAGATGCTTATCGGTTTGCGCGTGGCGAAGAGGTAATCTCTAATACGGGTCAACCAGTAAAACTTTCGATACCTCTCGATTTCTTCATGATTACAGACCATTCGGATGCGATGGGAGCAATCACCGACATAATTGGGGGTGCACCCAACATCCTGGCGGATGAGCAAGGCAGATATTTCCACGAGGAATTCAACAAAGGTGGGGAAGCCGCCTTGGCAGCTGCGCTTGAGCTTACCGCGGCATTTGCTCAAGGACAGGTTTCCCCTGCGCTGAACTATCAACCCGGCAATCCCGCTTACGCCCGTGTTTGGGACGACATTATTGATGCCGCGGAGGAGTACAATGACCCCGGCGTGTTCAGCACCTTCATAGCCTATGAATGGACATCTCTCGTTGCAGGGAACAATTTGCACCGAAACGTGATATTTCGCGACGGCCCTGAGCTCACAAGGCAGATACTGCCTTATACAACGACGCCCCCGGTCGGCTCACCAAACCCTCGTGATCTTTGGAAGTGGTTGGAAAACTATGAGCAAACAACCGGCGGGCGTGTGCTTGCTATTCCGCACAATGGAAACTTATCGAACGGCTGGATGTTCCCGCTCGTTGACGATTTTGCAGACGGGGTACCGTTAGATCCCGCATACGCAGAAGCGCGAAACAAATGGGAAAGGCTATATGAACCAACCCAGATAAAGGGGGACGGTGAGGCTCACCCGTTCCTTTCACCTGACGATGAATTTGCTGACTTCGAAACGTGGGACTTCGGTAACCTTGATGCTTCGGTTCGAAAAGAGACGGATATGCTGCCCGGCGAATATGCCCGATCCGGGTTGCTTCGCGGCCTGTCGCTTCAAAAAATTTTAGGGGTGAACCCTTTCAAGTTTGGTTTGGGTGGGGCCAGTGACACGCACACAGGTTTGACCGCCCCTGACAACGACAATTTCTTCGGAAAATTTACCGGCTACGAGCCCAGCGAAGAACGGAGCCAACATGTCAGCAAGACGTATGCTGACGGGACGGTTGCGCTGCGGTCGTCGCAATATATTACCGGCGGTCTGACAGCAGTATGGGCCGAGGAGAATTCCCGCACAGCCATCTGGGATGCGATGCATCGGCGTGAAACTTACGCAACAACAGGTCCCCGAATGCGCGTCCGTATGTTCGGTGGATATACTTTTACCGAAGAGGATGCCTTGCGGCGGGACTTGGCGCTTGTGGGATACACCAAAGGTGTGCCGATGGGTGGCGATCTTGGCCGTGGGGAAGGCTCTCCTACTTTTCTGGTATACGCGCTTCGTGATCCGATGGGAGCAAACTTGGATCGAATCCAGATCATAAAGGGTTGGTTAGATGGAGATGGAGAGCAACGGGAAAAAGTCTACGATGTGGCCTGGTCCGGTTCCCGCGAACCAGATGCCGCTGGTAAGCTGCCATCCGTAGGCACCACAGTTAACCTTTCAATCCCCTCGTGGACCAACACGATAGGTGCTTCTGAGTTAGGAACCGTGTGGCAGGATCCCGACTTTGATCCGTCAGAAAGCGCGTTTTACTACGCCCGAGTGATCGAAATTCCGACACCCCGCTGGACGGCGTATGATGCCGTTAAGTTTGGAATACAAATGCCAGACAATGTCCCATTGACAGCGCAGGAACGCGCATACACTTCGCCAATTTGGTACGCCCCTGACCGATAG
- a CDS encoding tripartite tricarboxylate transporter permease yields the protein MDFILSQLAGFGTAFLGLAADPQTYLYLIASVFLGIAFGALPGLTATLAVTILTGFFGNKIPLDYSLIALLGAYVGAIYGGSYPSILLNIPGTAASAATAMDGYPLAKAGRGGEALGLTTTASFIGTVIGTITLLIFVWALLLVSKNIASPEKALLALFGILLSGTLMSEDLVIKGWIAGLIGLAMSMVGLDPLLSEPRYTFGWSYLMSGFQVVPVLMGAFAIPQIIDGLRHVEAGKVLALKGRIVPNLRSIRRYLPTIGRSGVIGTGVGALPGVGEDVAGWVSYGVGKTVSAEGDKYGKGSLEGLLCSETANNACIGGALIPLLVLGIPGSPPAAALMGAFKINNVIPGPTIDPEIILRVVAILVLASLTMFLMGLFTARVFIKILAIPQTIFLPVVMVLTTIGSFSVGGGINDLYLMLGVGAVAYFMNLMKYPIAPLVIGVILGGLFDETFRRSLFLSDGDLSVFFSRPGAAILLVLNIGLILSQLPVAKRAFSRLKGISV from the coding sequence ATGGACTTTATCCTATCGCAACTGGCTGGATTTGGGACTGCATTCCTGGGCCTGGCAGCGGACCCGCAAACCTATCTGTATTTGATTGCATCCGTATTCCTGGGCATCGCATTCGGAGCATTGCCCGGACTTACGGCAACCCTGGCAGTGACGATCCTGACGGGATTTTTTGGCAACAAGATCCCATTGGACTATTCACTCATCGCATTGCTCGGCGCCTATGTTGGCGCGATTTACGGCGGCTCTTACCCCTCAATTCTATTGAACATTCCGGGCACAGCAGCCAGCGCGGCGACGGCAATGGATGGCTACCCTCTGGCCAAAGCGGGTCGAGGGGGCGAAGCACTAGGGCTCACCACGACGGCCAGTTTCATCGGCACAGTAATCGGGACCATCACGCTTTTGATTTTCGTCTGGGCGCTGCTTTTGGTTTCAAAGAACATCGCAAGCCCGGAGAAAGCATTGTTGGCCCTGTTCGGCATTCTGCTTTCTGGCACTTTGATGAGCGAAGACCTGGTGATCAAGGGATGGATCGCTGGTCTGATCGGGCTTGCGATGTCCATGGTGGGGCTTGACCCTCTGTTGTCTGAACCACGCTATACTTTCGGCTGGTCTTACCTGATGAGCGGATTTCAGGTCGTGCCAGTTTTGATGGGGGCCTTTGCCATTCCCCAAATCATTGACGGTTTGAGGCACGTTGAGGCCGGGAAAGTTCTGGCCCTGAAAGGCCGTATTGTTCCAAACCTTCGCTCTATTCGGCGCTACCTACCGACCATTGGCCGGTCAGGAGTGATCGGAACCGGGGTAGGAGCACTTCCCGGAGTGGGCGAAGACGTCGCCGGTTGGGTCAGCTACGGTGTTGGCAAGACCGTATCTGCCGAGGGCGACAAATACGGAAAAGGCTCTTTGGAAGGTCTGTTGTGCTCTGAGACTGCAAACAATGCCTGTATTGGTGGTGCTCTGATCCCGCTTTTGGTGTTGGGCATTCCCGGTTCGCCACCGGCCGCCGCTTTGATGGGCGCTTTCAAAATCAACAACGTGATCCCAGGCCCGACGATAGACCCCGAGATCATTCTGCGCGTGGTTGCAATTTTAGTGCTGGCGTCACTGACGATGTTCCTTATGGGGCTTTTCACCGCTCGGGTCTTTATCAAAATACTCGCCATCCCGCAGACCATCTTCTTGCCCGTCGTTATGGTTTTGACAACAATTGGGTCTTTCAGCGTTGGTGGGGGCATCAATGATCTCTATCTGATGCTTGGTGTGGGTGCCGTTGCCTATTTCATGAACCTGATGAAATACCCAATCGCCCCGTTGGTGATTGGTGTTATTCTGGGCGGCCTGTTTGACGAAACCTTCCGCCGGTCGCTGTTTCTGTCGGATGGGGATCTTTCGGTCTTCTTTTCACGACCCGGTGCGGCCATTCTTCTGGTACTCAATATTGGTCTGATCCTCAGCCAACTGCCTGTCGCAAAGCGCGCTTTCTCACGCCTAAAAGGAATTTCTGTCTGA
- a CDS encoding putative quinol monooxygenase yields MFAVTVTFTLKPGTRDTFLPLMVENASTSLREEPGCHQFDVCLGDDPETVFLYEVYEDAAAFGVHLESPHFKSFDAAVADMIEAKAVHQYSEVIR; encoded by the coding sequence ATGTTTGCGGTTACTGTCACCTTCACTCTCAAGCCCGGTACGAGAGACACCTTTTTACCGCTGATGGTCGAAAACGCTTCAACCTCTCTGCGTGAAGAACCCGGATGCCATCAGTTTGACGTTTGCCTCGGTGACGATCCCGAGACGGTGTTCCTCTACGAGGTTTATGAGGACGCTGCCGCGTTCGGCGTTCACCTCGAAAGCCCGCATTTCAAGTCCTTCGATGCTGCGGTGGCTGATATGATAGAAGCCAAAGCTGTTCACCAGTATTCCGAGGTCATCCGATGA
- a CDS encoding isocitrate/isopropylmalate dehydrogenase family protein encodes MKKTYDIAVFHGDGIGPEIMAPTLEILRHLSRGNPTYELAFTDAPAGAGHYAKTGESFPTGSLETARKADAILLSAMGLPDVRYPDGTEISPQIDLRKQLGLFAGVRPVKVSSGQMTPLALPPGKEIDFVLIRESTEGLFFTQGTGEVTEDEARETLLITREVSEKLFRFAFDLANNRKASGRGPGRVTCVDKANVFRAFAFFRSIFDAEAARHPDLQADHAYVDATALWMVQKPWEFDVLVTENMFGDILSDLGAGLMGGLGLAPSADIGLNHAVFQPCHGSAPDIAGQGVANPFAMFLSAAMMLEWLGLTHDHPELSSDGARLREAVEKVVANGQSLTRDLGGKAGTQEAASAVLEALPA; translated from the coding sequence ATGAAAAAGACTTACGATATCGCGGTTTTCCACGGGGACGGGATCGGCCCGGAAATTATGGCGCCTACGCTTGAAATTTTGCGCCATCTCTCGCGCGGTAATCCGACCTACGAGTTGGCGTTTACAGACGCACCAGCAGGCGCAGGCCACTACGCCAAAACTGGAGAATCTTTCCCAACAGGATCACTCGAAACTGCACGCAAGGCCGACGCGATTCTGCTGTCAGCAATGGGTTTACCGGATGTTCGATATCCTGACGGAACCGAGATTTCTCCACAGATAGACCTGCGAAAGCAGCTTGGCCTTTTTGCTGGCGTGCGTCCGGTAAAGGTAAGCAGCGGACAAATGACACCCTTGGCGTTGCCTCCCGGAAAAGAGATCGACTTTGTTTTGATTCGTGAAAGCACCGAAGGGTTGTTCTTCACCCAAGGAACGGGCGAAGTCACGGAAGATGAGGCGCGTGAAACCCTGCTGATCACCCGCGAGGTATCCGAAAAGCTATTCCGTTTCGCGTTTGACCTCGCCAACAACCGCAAGGCGTCCGGTCGCGGCCCGGGACGAGTAACCTGTGTCGACAAAGCCAATGTATTCCGCGCCTTTGCATTCTTCAGATCAATCTTTGACGCCGAGGCCGCACGCCATCCCGATTTACAAGCAGACCATGCTTATGTTGATGCGACCGCCCTCTGGATGGTCCAGAAGCCTTGGGAATTCGATGTTTTGGTAACTGAGAACATGTTCGGAGATATCCTCTCTGACCTTGGTGCAGGTCTTATGGGCGGTCTTGGACTGGCTCCTTCAGCAGATATCGGATTGAACCACGCCGTGTTCCAACCCTGCCACGGCTCCGCTCCGGACATTGCGGGACAGGGTGTTGCCAACCCTTTTGCAATGTTCCTATCTGCGGCAATGATGCTCGAATGGTTGGGTTTGACCCATGATCACCCGGAACTGTCCAGCGACGGCGCTCGATTGCGCGAGGCCGTGGAAAAGGTAGTGGCGAACGGTCAAAGCCTGACGCGAGACTTGGGCGGCAAAGCTGGAACTCAGGAAGCAGCCTCAGCGGTATTGGAAGCATTGCCGGCATGA
- a CDS encoding tripartite tricarboxylate transporter substrate binding protein, with protein sequence MKLKLGRLAAAAVMATGIAGATAAQDYPYRDITTAVVWGAGGGTDTINRMIMAEMEKHLPVSINVINQTGGVAGSNGMVYVMNQPDDGYTLVGLSESNVTAAVQGGWDKKFDFWYPFIVGGSPDLISVPADSPYNTLEELVDAAKAAPGTIPAAASGAGSIHHLNLLAIEKGSGAEFKFVPYKGSAPGQEAAIAGEVALVVTSLAEQAPLIEGGQLKPLAMLTPEDAQIAGTTVPSAFGIYDGLDQYLPLKQAIGFAVHSSAGDDVKAALGDAFEQAIASDTVAEWAAANNYDVGGQHGEEAQELFANLEATFAYTLQDLGAATVDPASLGIEKP encoded by the coding sequence ATGAAACTAAAGCTAGGGCGGTTAGCGGCCGCAGCCGTGATGGCGACCGGGATCGCAGGGGCAACTGCCGCGCAGGATTATCCCTATCGTGATATCACCACAGCTGTGGTCTGGGGGGCCGGTGGCGGCACGGACACGATTAACCGAATGATCATGGCCGAGATGGAAAAACACCTTCCGGTCTCGATCAATGTGATCAATCAAACAGGTGGGGTCGCAGGCTCCAACGGCATGGTCTATGTCATGAACCAACCAGACGATGGTTATACATTGGTCGGGCTGTCAGAATCGAATGTCACGGCCGCTGTGCAGGGGGGGTGGGACAAGAAATTTGATTTTTGGTACCCGTTCATTGTTGGCGGATCACCTGATCTGATCTCGGTTCCAGCGGACAGCCCTTACAATACGCTGGAAGAACTGGTCGACGCTGCCAAAGCTGCTCCGGGTACTATTCCAGCAGCGGCTTCCGGTGCAGGTTCGATCCACCACTTGAACCTTCTGGCCATCGAAAAAGGGTCCGGTGCAGAATTCAAATTTGTTCCATACAAAGGCTCAGCACCCGGGCAGGAAGCGGCGATAGCGGGTGAAGTTGCGTTGGTTGTGACTTCACTGGCTGAACAGGCCCCATTGATCGAGGGTGGCCAATTGAAACCGCTTGCGATGTTGACGCCCGAAGATGCGCAGATTGCGGGCACAACAGTGCCATCTGCCTTTGGCATCTATGACGGGCTCGACCAGTATCTGCCGCTCAAACAGGCCATCGGGTTTGCAGTTCACAGTTCAGCCGGAGATGACGTAAAGGCTGCGCTTGGCGATGCGTTCGAGCAGGCGATTGCGTCCGACACCGTCGCTGAATGGGCTGCGGCAAACAACTACGATGTCGGCGGTCAGCACGGCGAAGAAGCTCAAGAATTGTTTGCGAACCTTGAGGCTACCTTTGCCTATACCTTGCAGGACCTTGGTGCTGCCACTGTCGATCCGGCCTCGCTGGGTATCGAGAAGCCCTAA
- a CDS encoding Gfo/Idh/MocA family protein, with the protein MSTKEAIRVACVGAGYFSKFHYESWSRMPGAVPVASCNRDIKKARETGLAAYDDLSKMLEAEEPDLVDIILPPVAQAEAIRTALRFGIKWLICQKPFCLSLGEAEEVVSEADEVGATIVVHENFRFQPWYRAIKEAMAEGRIGTPLQATFRLRPGDGQGPRAYLDRQPYFQDMPRFLVHETAVHWVDTFRFLFGAPSAVYADLRRVNPVIAGEDSGYILFDHPNGLKALFDGNRCLDHSAENLRQTMGEALIEGTKGSLVLNGDGSVEFRAFGKQKRQQILPPSDHEGFGGDCVHALQSHVISGLLRGTLLENTAREYLDVIRIEEKIYLSAAEGRKINLETP; encoded by the coding sequence ATGAGTACTAAAGAAGCCATTCGGGTCGCGTGTGTAGGTGCGGGATACTTCAGCAAGTTCCACTACGAAAGCTGGTCAAGAATGCCTGGCGCTGTTCCAGTTGCATCCTGCAACCGTGATATCAAAAAAGCGAGGGAAACAGGGCTGGCGGCTTATGATGATCTGTCGAAAATGTTGGAGGCAGAAGAACCAGATCTCGTGGACATCATCCTTCCTCCTGTGGCGCAGGCCGAGGCCATCCGCACGGCACTGCGGTTTGGTATCAAGTGGCTGATCTGCCAAAAGCCATTTTGCTTGTCTCTGGGTGAAGCGGAGGAGGTTGTTTCCGAAGCAGATGAGGTTGGCGCAACGATTGTCGTACACGAGAACTTTCGCTTCCAGCCTTGGTACCGCGCAATCAAAGAAGCGATGGCTGAAGGTCGAATTGGAACGCCTCTTCAAGCGACTTTCCGGCTTCGGCCCGGCGACGGACAGGGACCACGCGCCTATCTTGACCGGCAGCCCTACTTTCAGGACATGCCGCGTTTCCTCGTTCATGAAACAGCGGTTCACTGGGTAGACACGTTCCGGTTTCTGTTCGGGGCGCCCAGCGCGGTTTATGCCGACCTGCGTCGAGTGAACCCCGTTATCGCAGGCGAGGACTCAGGTTACATCTTATTTGATCATCCAAACGGTTTGAAAGCTCTGTTCGACGGGAACAGGTGCCTTGATCACAGTGCCGAAAACCTGCGCCAAACCATGGGCGAAGCGCTTATTGAAGGAACGAAAGGATCGCTGGTTCTTAACGGCGACGGTTCAGTGGAATTCCGCGCTTTTGGAAAACAGAAGCGACAGCAGATTCTACCTCCGAGCGATCACGAAGGATTTGGAGGAGACTGTGTCCACGCCTTGCAAAGTCACGTCATTTCGGGCCTTCTACGGGGCACGCTGTTGGAAAACACGGCCCGAGAATATTTGGATGTGATCCGCATAGAAGAGAAAATCTATCTCTCGGCTGCGGAGGGACGAAAGATCAACCTGGAGACGCCGTGA